Proteins found in one Pirellulales bacterium genomic segment:
- a CDS encoding LamG-like jellyroll fold domain-containing protein, giving the protein MSEEQCAPDRLRPLLVNLLDGELTDDQVAELQTVLREDAMARQFYLRHIKTHAMLHWDHAGLPAALTPAVLEPAALNSPAVTPLAEELSAGNSSARNPAVPNAMPTPLSLPTWPIPGGSIVSSFLTFGLGFVALLGIGAWLVAIVFHRDPPDGGKAISAAKPQETRLATPVAKPAGPLVARLTLADGCRWLDGQDSPEPGEALAVGRSLHLASGVVEITYDIGARIILQAPAAFVVESPKSARLEMGKLTAEINSPNARGFKVLTPDAALVDQGTEFGVEVAPDGSSRVHVFKGEVDVTVKPKGGESPATQRLTANAGARLERDAPNVTLFEETGESFVRNMDEVHRNPHVVAYWRFEDHPVGAVVPDTQQNTRTVHGTIDSSFNGNDLFAHIPNSQPKFSGDVPAGTVPHTGQPNLACLDNSEPISNVHTRDVYTRSAFSHASPIDIQKITPAQWTIEASIKALKMKAAAQTFVGRDAAPAFPIADVPPRLAFQINAEHRLAIHFRDEEDRLHETVAASLDLKEGQWYHVAAVSNGRALVLYADVLDGAGYRLVAKTDLPATGATALGNGSDDAEWSVGRGKIAGHPGEWFQGWIDEVRISDIALDPLEFLFSAKKKP; this is encoded by the coding sequence ATGAGCGAAGAGCAATGCGCCCCGGATCGATTGCGGCCGCTGTTGGTCAATCTTCTCGACGGAGAACTGACCGACGATCAGGTCGCCGAGTTGCAAACGGTGCTGCGTGAAGACGCTATGGCGCGGCAATTCTATCTCCGTCACATCAAGACCCACGCGATGCTTCATTGGGATCACGCGGGGTTGCCGGCAGCGCTCACGCCGGCGGTGCTTGAACCGGCTGCTCTCAATTCGCCGGCGGTCACTCCGCTGGCAGAAGAGTTGTCAGCGGGCAACTCGTCGGCGCGCAATCCGGCAGTCCCAAACGCCATGCCGACTCCGCTCTCGCTGCCCACGTGGCCGATCCCTGGTGGCTCGATCGTCTCGTCGTTCCTGACGTTTGGCCTCGGTTTTGTCGCCCTGCTGGGAATTGGCGCATGGCTCGTCGCGATCGTTTTTCACCGTGACCCGCCCGACGGCGGCAAGGCGATCTCGGCCGCGAAGCCCCAAGAAACTCGACTCGCAACTCCCGTGGCCAAGCCGGCGGGGCCACTAGTGGCTCGGCTTACTTTGGCCGACGGCTGCCGTTGGCTAGACGGGCAGGATTCGCCGGAGCCGGGTGAGGCACTGGCGGTTGGACGATCGCTCCATTTGGCGTCCGGAGTGGTGGAGATCACGTACGACATCGGGGCCAGAATCATTTTGCAAGCCCCGGCGGCTTTTGTCGTCGAGTCTCCCAAAAGCGCCCGCCTGGAGATGGGCAAGTTGACCGCTGAGATCAATTCGCCGAATGCCCGCGGCTTCAAGGTCCTGACTCCCGACGCGGCCTTGGTCGATCAAGGGACCGAGTTCGGCGTTGAAGTCGCTCCGGACGGGAGTAGTAGGGTTCATGTTTTCAAAGGCGAAGTCGACGTCACCGTGAAGCCCAAGGGGGGTGAATCGCCGGCGACCCAACGATTGACGGCGAACGCCGGCGCCCGCCTCGAGCGCGATGCGCCGAACGTCACGCTCTTCGAGGAAACCGGCGAATCGTTCGTCCGCAACATGGACGAGGTCCATCGGAACCCGCACGTCGTCGCATACTGGCGGTTCGAGGATCATCCCGTCGGCGCCGTTGTCCCCGATACTCAGCAAAACACGAGAACGGTTCACGGCACGATCGATTCGTCGTTCAACGGAAACGATCTGTTCGCCCATATTCCGAATAGCCAGCCGAAGTTTTCCGGCGACGTGCCCGCCGGTACGGTGCCGCACACCGGCCAGCCGAATCTGGCGTGCCTGGACAATAGCGAGCCGATTTCGAACGTCCACACGCGCGACGTATACACGCGCTCGGCCTTCAGCCATGCTTCGCCGATCGACATCCAGAAAATCACCCCTGCCCAATGGACAATCGAGGCCTCGATCAAGGCGCTCAAGATGAAGGCGGCGGCGCAAACATTCGTCGGCCGCGACGCGGCGCCGGCGTTTCCAATCGCCGACGTGCCGCCGCGGCTCGCTTTTCAGATCAACGCGGAACATCGGCTGGCCATTCACTTTCGCGATGAGGAAGACCGCCTGCACGAGACCGTCGCCGCGAGTTTGGACCTGAAAGAAGGCCAGTGGTATCACGTGGCTGCCGTGAGCAACGGTCGTGCTCTAGTGCTCTATGCCGACGTGCTTGACGGCGCGGGATACCGGCTGGTCGCCAAGACCGACCTGCCGGCGAC